Part of the Candidatus Brocadia sinica JPN1 genome, CTCGGCAGATCGCTTTAAGGCAGCAGATTCTTCGTTGTTAAGTTTAATCTCAAAGACCTGTTCAATTCCCCTTTCACCAAGTTTTACCGGCACACCTACGAAAAGACCATTGATACCATACTCCCCTTCGCACAAAGCTGCACACGGCAGTATCTTTTTTTTATCTTTTACTATAGATTTTGCCATCTCTGCCACCGCCGCAGAAGGGGCATAAAAGGCACTGCCTGTTTTGAGCAGGTTGACAATCTCGGCGCCACCTTCCCTCGTACGCTTGACAATGGCTTCCAAACGTGACTTGGGTATCAATTCCTCTACAGAAACCCCTGCAACCGTAGTATATCGGGTAGAAGGAACCATCGTATCACCATGTCCACCCAGGACAAAGGCATGGATGTTTTCCACAGATACGTTCAGATCCATCGCAATAAAGGTGCTAAAACGTGCAGCATCCAACACCCCTGCCATACCCATAATGCGATTTTTCGGGAATCGGCTAATCTTATGGGCAACATAGGTCATGGCATCCAGTGGATTGGACACGACAATCAGGATGGCATTCGGTGAGGTTTTTACAATATTTTCCACTACCCCCTTTACAATCCCTGCATTGATCTTGAGCAAGTCATCCCTGCTCATCCCTGGCTTTCTTGCTACGCCAGAGGTAACGACTACAATATCAGAATTTCTTGTTTCTTCGTATTCGTTCGTGCCGATAATTTTTGAATCATAGCCATAGACAGGTGCAGACTCCAGAATATCCAGCGCCTTTCCCTGAGGCATGTCCTGGATAATATCCACAAGTATTACATCCCCTATCTCTTTTTCGGCCAATCGTTGAGCAGTAGTTGCCCCCACATTCCCAGCACCAACGACGGCAATCTTTTTTCTAGCCATATAGACTTCATCCTTTAAATTATTCTTTTATTTTTGTTTGAGGTTATATTTGAACAGTTTCTTCGAGTGATACCGTCTTCGCGGCATATAGAAGCGCTGCTTTAATATCTTCTTTCTTTAGAAATGGATATTCTTTCAATATCTCGTCCTCTGTTTCACCATAGGCAAGTTTTTCTAAGATTATTTCTACTGTTAGCCGTGTTCCTTTGATTACCGGCTTGCCAAACATTACCTGAGGGTTTGTTTCTATCCTGTTCAATAATTTTTTTTTCACCTTGATGCCTCCTGCAAATTTTTACATGGGTATAAATCTAACCTTTTCTTTAGCGAGAACAACAAAATGCTTCGATATTCTGTCATTGTGAGAAATTAAAACTTTTCTGAGTAATTTTATCTTTTCCCTAGTATCTTGTCCTTTAATCCTGAACAGAACAATTCCAGAAGAGATTAATTTCTGCCTAAATATAATCTCTCCAAAATCCTTAT contains:
- the mdh gene encoding malate dehydrogenase, translated to MARKKIAVVGAGNVGATTAQRLAEKEIGDVILVDIIQDMPQGKALDILESAPVYGYDSKIIGTNEYEETRNSDIVVVTSGVARKPGMSRDDLLKINAGIVKGVVENIVKTSPNAILIVVSNPLDAMTYVAHKISRFPKNRIMGMAGVLDAARFSTFIAMDLNVSVENIHAFVLGGHGDTMVPSTRYTTVAGVSVEELIPKSRLEAIVKRTREGGAEIVNLLKTGSAFYAPSAAVAEMAKSIVKDKKKILPCAALCEGEYGINGLFVGVPVKLGERGIEQVFEIKLNNEESAALKRSAEAVKTLCDQVDKLL
- a CDS encoding DUF433 domain-containing protein, with product MKKKLLNRIETNPQVMFGKPVIKGTRLTVEIILEKLAYGETEDEILKEYPFLKKEDIKAALLYAAKTVSLEETVQI
- a CDS encoding DUF5615 family PIN-like protein, encoding MGTYLKFLADVNIEKLIVDELKTLGYDIIWIPDENPYLDDMSIFKIAQKENRILLTNDKDFGEIIFRQKLISSGIVLFRIKGQDTREKIKLLRKVLISHNDRISKHFVVLAKEKVRFIPM